One segment of Proteus appendicitidis DNA contains the following:
- a CDS encoding cold-shock protein: MTLQLRMGRVKWFDNNKGYGLIVARDIEQEVYVNKKAIANTKNKALTEGQDVEFSVIRTAAGLEAADVIGF; encoded by the coding sequence ATGACATTACAATTAAGAATGGGTCGCGTAAAATGGTTTGACAATAACAAAGGTTATGGTCTTATTGTTGCAAGAGATATTGAACAAGAAGTTTATGTCAATAAAAAAGCGATTGCCAATACAAAAAATAAAGCATTAACAGAAGGTCAAGACGTTGAGTTTTCTGTTATCAGAACAGCAGCAGGTTTAGAAGCGGCTGATGTTATCGGATTTTAA